A window from Neobacillus sp. PS3-40 encodes these proteins:
- a CDS encoding HD-GYP domain-containing protein — protein MRVNIKDIQEGCILSVDVFSKTNRPIITKKTIITASLINVLKAFMIREVEVERILVNGVPFLPYDIDANETRQRLGFTELFLQSVNQYKKEFHSWQSGLPIDISKIRALLLPLLEKMEIYPSEVFNLHHFSTKEDYMYQHPVAVGVISGYIGKKTNLEKGEWLQLALAGCLADCGMAKINPSILNKKTSLTSHEYEEVKKHTIFSYKMVQNISVLRKDVKIAILEHHERLDGSGYPLGEKSQKIHEYAKIIALADIFHAMTSERLYRSKQSPFKVLEMIIEDSFGKFDINIIKSISSSIITYSSGDKVRLSDGREAEILFVDGKSPTRPLVKIADTEEIIQLAQYRQLHIDRILS, from the coding sequence TTGCGAGTAAATATAAAAGATATCCAAGAGGGCTGTATTCTATCAGTAGATGTATTTAGTAAAACAAATCGACCCATTATAACCAAGAAAACAATTATCACAGCATCGCTAATTAATGTATTAAAGGCTTTTATGATTCGTGAAGTAGAGGTTGAAAGAATACTTGTTAATGGAGTCCCGTTTCTTCCTTATGACATAGATGCTAACGAAACAAGACAAAGACTTGGATTCACGGAATTATTTTTACAATCCGTTAATCAATATAAAAAGGAATTTCATTCATGGCAATCTGGACTTCCAATAGATATAAGTAAAATTAGGGCACTATTATTACCACTTTTAGAGAAAATGGAGATTTACCCTTCTGAAGTATTCAATTTACATCATTTCTCTACAAAAGAAGATTATATGTACCAGCATCCAGTTGCTGTTGGAGTTATAAGCGGATATATCGGGAAGAAGACAAACCTAGAAAAAGGTGAATGGCTACAGCTTGCCCTGGCAGGTTGTCTTGCAGATTGTGGTATGGCAAAAATCAACCCTTCTATATTAAATAAAAAAACATCGTTAACTAGCCATGAGTACGAGGAAGTGAAGAAACATACCATTTTTAGCTATAAAATGGTACAGAATATTTCTGTTTTAAGAAAAGATGTTAAGATTGCTATCCTTGAACATCACGAAAGATTAGATGGAAGCGGGTATCCATTGGGAGAAAAATCGCAAAAAATACATGAATACGCAAAAATTATCGCCCTTGCAGATATTTTCCATGCGATGACTTCTGAGAGATTATATCGCAGCAAACAATCCCCTTTTAAGGTACTAGAAATGATTATAGAAGATAGTTTTGGAAAATTTGATATTAACATTATAAAATCGATTAGTTCTAGTATTATTACATATTCATCAGGAGATAAAGTTAGACTGTCTGATGGTAGAGAAGCAGAAATTCTATTTGTGGATGGAAAATCTCCAACACGCCCACTAGTAAAAATAGCTGATACCGAAGAAATCATTCAGCTTGCACAGTACAGACAATTACATATAGATAGAATCCTATCATAA